A window of Castanea sativa cultivar Marrone di Chiusa Pesio chromosome 1, ASM4071231v1 contains these coding sequences:
- the LOC142633658 gene encoding cytosolic Fe-S cluster assembly factor NBP35-like yields MASGDIPEDANEHCPGTQSESAGKSDACEGCPNQEACATAPKGPDPDLVVIAERMANVKHKILVLSGKGGVGKSTFSAQLSFALAAMNLQIGLLDIDICGPSIPKMLGLEGQEIHQSNLGWSPVYVDDNLGVMSIGFMLPDPDEAVIWRGPRKNGLIKNFLKEVYWNELDFLVVDAPPGTSDEHISIVQCLGATGIDGAIIVTTPQQVSLIDVRKEINFCKKVGVKVLGVVENMSSLCQPLMDFKFMRMTETGEHIDVSEQVREYLREKAPELQNLIACSEVFDSSSGGAEKMCREMDVPFLGKVPLDPQLCKAAEEGRSCFIDKKCQVSAPALKIVIEKMIEKNGFSSMLVDSA; encoded by the exons ATGGCGAGCGGTGATATTCCTGAAGATGCCAATGAGC ATTGCCCTGGTACTCAGTCAGAGTCCGCAGGAAAATCTGACGCTTGCGAAGGTTGTCCTAATCAAGAAGCTTGTGCTACTGCCCCAAAAGGCCCTGACCCAG ACTTGGTTGTTATTGCAGAAAGGATGGCTAATGTTAAGCATAAGATCCTTGTTTTATCAGGGAAGGGTGGAGTTGGCAAGAGTACATTCTCTGCCCAACTTTCATTCGCCCTGGCAGCTATGAACCTCCAGATAGGTCTGCTTGACATTGACATTTGTGGCCCGAGCATCCCAAAGATGCTTGGCCTAGAAGGTCAAGAAATCCACCAGAGCAACCTCGGCTGGTCTCctgtctatgttgatgataatCTTGGGGTCATGTCAATTGGATTCATGCTTCCTGATCCTGATGAAGCTGTTATATGGAGGGGCCCTCGCAAGAATGGGCTCATCAAGAATTTCCTGAAGGAAGTGTACTGGAATGAACTTGattttttggttgttgatgCTCCTCCTGGGACCTCAGATGAGCACATCTCAATTGTTCAATGCCTTGGGGCTACTGGAATAGATGGTGCAATTATTGTCACCACTCCACAGCAAGTCTCCTTGATTGATGTgcgaaaagaaatcaatttcTGCAAAAAAGTTGGAGTTAAGGTTCTTGGGGTTGTTGAGAATATGAGCAGCTTGTGCCAGCCACTGATGGATTTCAAGTTTATGAGGATGACAGAGACAGGTGAACATATAGATGTTTCGGAGCAGGTTAGGGAATATCTTAGAGAGAAAGCACCAGAACTTCAAAATTTGATTGCTTGCAGTGAAGTGTTTGATAGTAGCAGTGGTGGTGCAGAAAAAATGTGTAGGGAAATGGATGTGCCTTTTCTTGGGAAGGTGCCATTGGATCCGCAGCTTTGTAAGGCTGCTGAAGAAGGTAGATCCTGCTTCATTGATAAGAAATGCCAGGTGAGCGCTCCTGCACTGAAGATCGTCatagaaaaaatgattgaaaagaATGGATTCTCAAGTATGTTGGTAGATAGTGCATAG